One Malaclemys terrapin pileata isolate rMalTer1 chromosome 21, rMalTer1.hap1, whole genome shotgun sequence DNA window includes the following coding sequences:
- the SEMA4A gene encoding semaphorin-4A: MPDRALCFLCSLVMPAAFLCTDLLPRVTFPRGDPRRTLTSFSQDGIFNYDTFLLSEDEGTLYVGARDTLLSLRVDSAGSMKLTGSIAWPPLLKKKDECVFKKKSNVTECFNFIRVLVPVNQTHLYTCGTYAFSPICSYINLENFSLVSGGQGEPLLQDGKGQCPFDPRHKYTAILVDGELYTGTMNNFQGNEPIISRALGSRTFLKTDTFLRWLNVDAGFVASANIPGDEKVYFFFEETAEEFEFFEKLTVSRVARVCKNDVGGQKVLQKKWTTFLKAQLTCVQPGHFPFNVIHHAFVLPQPGGGAVFYGLFASQWQMGDAGSTAVCAFNLEDVERVFSGKYQELNKQSARWMTYSDGIPEPRPGSCSVYPSADKVLTFIKNHFLMDEKVVPRNKQPLLVKQNVKYTRIAVDQTHSVTGTSYEVMFLGTDQGFLHRAVALASGTHIIEEIQLFKDPEPVQNLLFSPGKGILYVGYSKGVLQVPLANCSVYRSCADCVLARDPYCAWDRHSQSCQETRGTNKNTSDWLQDVEWGRPGTTCQQISGRGRATPRSRDDSGSSLVKTLSPALNSVIRLPCPQLSALANYNWSYPGDKTPAGLLMLDNKMLVIIMQRQAAGEYTCWASENGHRQAVARYVVQDPTEGNILSESGGDSMVGQGLERGAGPQGGHRSYWAQFVTVTVLLSMTLAIAMTMAGFSYHNRLKAKSKVQGCNTPEATKVSNQEKVPLNGGRSPQEGAKDPRDCCLQMEGLYQGTDADNNRLNASPGAGEGFQGAALEKA, encoded by the exons ATGCCCGACCGGGCGCTCTGTTTCCTGTGCAGTTTGGTGATGCCTGCCGCCTTCCTGTGCACAGATCTGCTTCCCAGGGTCACCTTCCCAAGAG GAGACCCCCGGAGGACCCTAACCAGCTTCAGCCAGGACGGAATCTTCAACTATGATACTTTCCTCTTGAGCGAAGACGAAGGCACTCTGTACGTGGGAGCTCGAGACACCCTCCTCTCCCTCCGGGTGGACAGCGCTGGGTCCATGAAGCTGACGGGCTCA ATAGCGTGGCCACCCCTGCTTAAAAAAAAGGACGAGTGTGTCTTTAAGAAGAAAAGCAATGTG ACAGAGTGCTTCAACTTCATCCGTGTCCTGGTGCCAGTGAACCAGACTCACCTGTACACCTGTGGGACCTACGCCTTCAGCCCCATCTGCTCTTACATT AATCTGGAGAATTTCAGCCTGGTTTCTGGAGGCCAAGGGGAGCCTCTCctccaggatgggaagggacagTGCCCCTTCGACCCCCGCCACAAGTATACGGCCATCCTGGTGG ATGGTGAGCTCTACACGGGGACCATGAACAACTTCCAAGGAAACGAGCCCATAATCTCCcgtgccctgggcagcaggacctTTCTGAAGACCGATACCTTCCTCAGGTGGCTAAATG tcGACGCAGGCTTCGTGGCCTCGGCCAACATCCCTGGAGACGAGAAGGTCTATTTCTTCTTCGAGGAGACGGCCGAGGAGTTTGAGTTCTTTGAGAAGCTCACGGTCTCCCGGGTGGCTCGTGTGTGCAAG AATGACGTCGGAGGACAGAAGGTGCTGCAGAAGAAATGGACCACGTTCCTGAAAGCTCAGCTGACGTGCGTCCAGCCTGGACACTTCCCTTTCAACGTGATCCATCACGCCTTTGTCCTACCCCAGCCAGGAGGGGGCGCCGTCTTCTATGGACTCTTCGCCTCACAATG GCAGATGGGAGACGCAGGCAGCACGGCGGTGTGCGCTTTCAACCTGGAGGACGTCGAAAGAGTCTTCAGTGGCAAATACCAGGAACTGAACAAGCAGAGCGCCCGGTGGATGACATACAGCGATGGGATCCCTGAGCCCCGCCCTGGCAGC TGCTCGGTGTACCCATCAGCGGACAAAGTCCTGACCTTCATAAAAAACCATTTCCTGATGGATGAGAAGGTTGTGCCCAGGAACAAGCAGCCGCTGCTGGTGAAGCAGAACGTGAAGTATACGCGGATCGCAGTCGATCAGACCCACAGTGTCACGGGCACCTCCTATGAGGTGATGTTCCTGGGAACAG ATCAAGGGTTCCTGCACAGAGCAGTGGCTCTGGCCAGCGGTACTCATATCATTGAGGAAATCCAGCTGTTTAAGGACCCGGAACCTGTGCAGAACCTTCTGTTCTCACCTGGGAAG GGGATCCTGTATGTGGGGTACTccaagggggtgctgcaggtgccGCTGGCCAACTGCAGCGTGTACAGGAGCTGTGCTGACTGTGTCCTCGCCCGAGACCCCTACTGCGCCTGGGACAGGCACAGCCAGTCGTGCCAGGAGACCCGAGGCACAAACAAAAACAC GAGTGACTGGCTGCAGGACGTCGAGTGGGGTAGACCGGGGACTACGTGCCAGCAGATCagtgggagaggcagggccacGCCCAGGTCTCGGGACGACTCGGGCAGCAGCCTGGTAAAAA CTTTGAGCCCAGCGCTGAACTCTGTGATCCGGCTGCCCTGCCCGCAGCTCTCCGCCCTGGCCAATTACAACTGGAGCTACCCAGGGGATAAGACCCCGGCGGGGCTGCTGATGTTGGATAATAAGATGTTGGTGATCATCATGCAGCGCCAGGCGGCGGGCGAGTACACGTGCTGGGCCAGCGAGAACGGGCACCGTCAAGCTGTGGCCCGCTATGTGGTGCAGGACCCCACGGAAGGCAACATCCTGAGCGAGAGCGGAGGGGACAGCATGGTCGGGCAAGGGCTGGAGCGGGGGGCAGGCCCACAGGGCGGGCACCGCTCCTACTGGGCACAGTTTGTGACGGTGACGGTGCTGCTGTCGATGACGCTGGCCATAGCAATGACCATGGCCGGGTTCTCCTACCACAACAGGCTCAAGGCCAAGAGCAAGGTGCAAGGATGCAACACCCCCGAAGCCACCAAGGTGTCCAATCAGGAGAAGGTGCCGCTGAACGGAGGCCGGAGCCCACAGGAGGGGGCCAAGGACCCCAGGGACTGCTGCCTCCAGATGGAGGGCCTGTACCAGGGCACAGACGCGGACAACAACAGGTTAAATGCCAGCCCGGGGGCCGGGGAGGGTTTCCAAGGGGCGGCTCTGGAGAAAGCATAG